One window of the Rhipicephalus microplus isolate Deutch F79 chromosome 2, USDA_Rmic, whole genome shotgun sequence genome contains the following:
- the LOC142788869 gene encoding uncharacterized protein LOC142788869, with protein sequence MFTFKSLRSDFGQEAALLAKRYVNVARGVTTYRNHLDFTRTCRERNVIPRSLQLKRLVHTAEGNKIIAQAERRLLNAQIHECHSVIKKKELDLFFLQRQLQHRLPDTFPSLEEFARNVAATTAQKQQATHKSKLATLQGEKHHYSPDNENFVVNLSSKHLSPAEHSVLAKGHNFNTTTTRPSLPKIIAATEEGIRRLDSGIRENVRLKAIGVLSRIGKRREHNLSREECKAIHALRNDDKVVILPADKGNAVVLLDREAYNDKVRDLLDSPAYEELTKDPTPSVQREMNKLQTDIFKAHPKARNTYLQLICRNGSAPGFYGLAKTHKPTVPLHPIVDFTTSPLRALSKYLHRTLAPLVGQTPTHIRDASHFVERM encoded by the coding sequence atgtttacgtttaagtcATTACGCAGTGACTTCGGTCAGGAAGCAGCGCTCCTCGCAAAGCGGTACGTGAACGTAGCACGCGGCGTCACGACCTACCGCAACCATCTCGACTTCACGAGGACCTGTCGGGAGAGGAACGTGATACCACGAAGCCTTCAGCTCAAGCGCCTGGTGCACACGGCGGAGGGCAACAAGATCATCGCACAAGCTGAACGGCGGCTACTAAACGCCCAAATCCATGAGTGCCACAGCGTCATCAAGAAGAAGGAATTAGACCTGTTCTTTCTGCAACGGCAACTTCAACATCGACTGCCCGACACCTTTCCGTCACTGGAGGAGTTCGCACGAAATGTGGCTGCAACAACAGCGCAGAAACAACAAGCGACCCACAAAAGTAAGCTTGCGACGCTTCAAGGCGAAAAACACCACTACAGTCCTGACAACGAGAATTTCGTCGTCAATCTGTCCTCCAAACATCTCTCCCCGGCAGAGCACAGCGTGCTGGCAAAGGGACACAACTTCAACACGACCACGACACGTCCGTCACTGCCGAAGATCATCGCGGCTACGGAGGAAGGCATAAGGCGACTCGACAGCGGCATTCGGGAGAACGTGCGTCTCAAGGCTATCGGCGTACTATCAAGAATAGGAAAGCGCCGTGAGCACAACCTGTCGAGAGAGGAGTGTAAGGCGATCCATGCGCTCCGAAATGATGATAAGGTTGTCATCCTCCCGGCCGACAAAGGGAACGCAGTGGTCCTGCTCGACAGGGAGGCATACAACGACAAAGTGCGAGACCTGCTGGACAGTCCGGCCTACGAAGAGCTGACGAAGGACCCCACACCAAGTGTCCAAAGGGAAATGAACAAGCTCCAGACGGATATCTTTAAAGCGCACCCGAAGGCGAGAAACACATACCTCCAGCTCATCTGCCGGAACGGCTCTGCACCAGGATTTTACGGGCTTGCCAAGACCCACAAGCCCACAGTTCCGCTCCATCCTATCGTGGATTTTACAACATCTCCACTCCGGGCGCTGTCCAAGTATCTCCACCGGACTCTCGCGCCGCTCGTGGGGCAAACACCAacccacatacgcgacgccagccacttcgtgGAGCGCATGTGA